The Manihot esculenta cultivar AM560-2 chromosome 11, M.esculenta_v8, whole genome shotgun sequence genome includes a region encoding these proteins:
- the LOC110625507 gene encoding tRNA dimethylallyltransferase 2 isoform X2: protein MERGSDPQLSSQNPTDGGRRQATEKEGEKKAKLVVIMGPTGSGKSKLAIDLAAHFPIEIINADSMQVYHGLDVLTNKVPLHDQKGVPHHLLGTVSPNVEFTAKDFRDSAIPLITEIASRNHLPVIVGGTNYYIQALVSPFLLDDTAEDLDESFQNQSLGDELTDQVPDFGRSNFNSYDYLKDLDPVAANRIHPNNHRKINQFLNLYARFGILPSRLYQGRAAENWGRVDNCRFDCCFICVDAAIPVLDQYVGQRVDCMIDAGLLGEVYDIYKPNSDYTRGLRQAIGVREFEDFLTVYLSEGRNDKASDPTNESLFMESANKDKILKDNIKEVLCCSDNNELKVVLSEAIDKMKANTRRLVRRQKRMLTRLQTLFGWYIHCVDATESISCKSDESWSVQVVGPAVEIVRSFLSEDGSSVLDLGACDAATMKTIERNLWTQYVCKACGNRVLRGAHEWEQHKQGRGHRKRISHLRKLQGQGKASVEQNVETIINDQVSGS from the exons ATGGAGAGGGGCAGTGATCCTCAGCTGAGCTCGCAAAACCCTACTGATGGAGGAAGAAGGCAGGCGACGGAGAAGGAAGGAGAAAAGAAGGCGAAGCTGGTGGTAataatgggtcccactggttcTGGAAAATCCAAACTGGCCATTGATTTAGCAGCTCACTTCCCCATTGAAATCATCAACGCTGATTCCATGCAGGTCTACCATGGCCTTGATGTCCTCACCAACAAGGTTCCCCTTCACGACCAAAAGG GAGTTCCTCACCATCTGCTGGGAACTGTAAGTCCAAACGTGGAATTCACAGCTAAAGATTTCCGGGATTCTGCTATTCCT CTGATCACCGAAATAGCGTCACGCAACCACTTGCCAGTTATTGTTGGGGGTACTAATTACTATATTCAG GCTCTTGTTAGTCCATTCCTATTAGATGATACAGCTGAAGATTTGGATGAAAGCTTTCAGAATCAGTCTCTTG GAGATGAGCTGACTGATCAGGTGCCTGATTTTGGGAGAAGCAATTTCAATAGCTATGATTATCTTAAAGACCTTGATCCTGTTGCAGCTAACAGAATCCATCCAAATAACCATAGAAAG ATTAACCAGTTCCTTAACTTGTATGCCCGTTTTGGTATTCTCCCTAGCAGACTTTATCAGGGAAGAGCCGCAGAG AACTGGGGTCGTGTTGATAATTGTAGATTTGATTGCTGTTTTATTTGTGTTGATGCTGCTATCCCTGTGCTGGATCAATATGTGGGGCAAAGGGTAGATTGCATGATTGATGCTGGATTATTGGGTGAAGTTTATGATATTTACAAGCCTAATTCAGATTATACCCGAGGCTTACGACAAGCCATTGGTGTACGGGAGTTTGAGGATTTTCTTACAGTTTACCTTTCGGAAGGTAGGAATGATAAAGCAAGTGATCCTACTAATGAATCTCTCTTCATGGAGTCAGCAAACAAGGACAAAATATTGAAAGATAATATTAAGGAGGTACTATGTTGCTCTGATAACAATGAACTCAAAGTTGTTCTATCTGAAGCCATTGACAAAATGAAAGCAAATACCCGAAGACTTGTCCGTCGTCAA AAGAGGATGCTTACTCGGCTTCAAACTTTGTTTGGGTGGTATATACACTGCGTTGATGCCACGGAGTCTATATCAT GCAAATCCGATGAGTCATGGTCTGTACAAGTGGTTGGACCAGCAGTGGAAATTGTCAGATCTTTTCTGAGTGAGGATGGGAGTTCAGTGCTTGATTTGGGGGCTTGTGATGCTGCTACAATGAAAACAATCGAAAGGAACTTGTGGACACAGTATGTCTGCAAG GCTTGTGGGAATAGAGTTCTTAGAGGAGCTCATGAGTGGGAGCAGCACAAACAAGGCCGCGGCCATCGAAAACGAATATCTCATCTTCGGAAGCTTCAAGGGCAAGGAAAAGCTTCGGTAGAGCAGAATGTGGAGACCATAATTAATGACCAAGTTTCAGGATCATAG
- the LOC110625507 gene encoding tRNA dimethylallyltransferase 2 isoform X1: MERGSDPQLSSQNPTDGGRRQATEKEGEKKAKLVVIMGPTGSGKSKLAIDLAAHFPIEIINADSMQVYHGLDVLTNKVPLHDQKGVPHHLLGTVSPNVEFTAKDFRDSAIPLITEIASRNHLPVIVGGTNYYIQALVSPFLLDDTAEDLDESFQNQSLGIFDSVAFKFAFKTSIVDILYGFTGDELTDQVPDFGRSNFNSYDYLKDLDPVAANRIHPNNHRKINQFLNLYARFGILPSRLYQGRAAENWGRVDNCRFDCCFICVDAAIPVLDQYVGQRVDCMIDAGLLGEVYDIYKPNSDYTRGLRQAIGVREFEDFLTVYLSEGRNDKASDPTNESLFMESANKDKILKDNIKEVLCCSDNNELKVVLSEAIDKMKANTRRLVRRQKRMLTRLQTLFGWYIHCVDATESISCKSDESWSVQVVGPAVEIVRSFLSEDGSSVLDLGACDAATMKTIERNLWTQYVCKACGNRVLRGAHEWEQHKQGRGHRKRISHLRKLQGQGKASVEQNVETIINDQVSGS, encoded by the exons ATGGAGAGGGGCAGTGATCCTCAGCTGAGCTCGCAAAACCCTACTGATGGAGGAAGAAGGCAGGCGACGGAGAAGGAAGGAGAAAAGAAGGCGAAGCTGGTGGTAataatgggtcccactggttcTGGAAAATCCAAACTGGCCATTGATTTAGCAGCTCACTTCCCCATTGAAATCATCAACGCTGATTCCATGCAGGTCTACCATGGCCTTGATGTCCTCACCAACAAGGTTCCCCTTCACGACCAAAAGG GAGTTCCTCACCATCTGCTGGGAACTGTAAGTCCAAACGTGGAATTCACAGCTAAAGATTTCCGGGATTCTGCTATTCCT CTGATCACCGAAATAGCGTCACGCAACCACTTGCCAGTTATTGTTGGGGGTACTAATTACTATATTCAG GCTCTTGTTAGTCCATTCCTATTAGATGATACAGCTGAAGATTTGGATGAAAGCTTTCAGAATCAGTCTCTTGGTATATTCGACTCCGTTGCTTTTAAATTTGCATTCAAAACTTCAATTGTTGATATCTTATATGGGTTTACAGGAGATGAGCTGACTGATCAGGTGCCTGATTTTGGGAGAAGCAATTTCAATAGCTATGATTATCTTAAAGACCTTGATCCTGTTGCAGCTAACAGAATCCATCCAAATAACCATAGAAAG ATTAACCAGTTCCTTAACTTGTATGCCCGTTTTGGTATTCTCCCTAGCAGACTTTATCAGGGAAGAGCCGCAGAG AACTGGGGTCGTGTTGATAATTGTAGATTTGATTGCTGTTTTATTTGTGTTGATGCTGCTATCCCTGTGCTGGATCAATATGTGGGGCAAAGGGTAGATTGCATGATTGATGCTGGATTATTGGGTGAAGTTTATGATATTTACAAGCCTAATTCAGATTATACCCGAGGCTTACGACAAGCCATTGGTGTACGGGAGTTTGAGGATTTTCTTACAGTTTACCTTTCGGAAGGTAGGAATGATAAAGCAAGTGATCCTACTAATGAATCTCTCTTCATGGAGTCAGCAAACAAGGACAAAATATTGAAAGATAATATTAAGGAGGTACTATGTTGCTCTGATAACAATGAACTCAAAGTTGTTCTATCTGAAGCCATTGACAAAATGAAAGCAAATACCCGAAGACTTGTCCGTCGTCAA AAGAGGATGCTTACTCGGCTTCAAACTTTGTTTGGGTGGTATATACACTGCGTTGATGCCACGGAGTCTATATCAT GCAAATCCGATGAGTCATGGTCTGTACAAGTGGTTGGACCAGCAGTGGAAATTGTCAGATCTTTTCTGAGTGAGGATGGGAGTTCAGTGCTTGATTTGGGGGCTTGTGATGCTGCTACAATGAAAACAATCGAAAGGAACTTGTGGACACAGTATGTCTGCAAG GCTTGTGGGAATAGAGTTCTTAGAGGAGCTCATGAGTGGGAGCAGCACAAACAAGGCCGCGGCCATCGAAAACGAATATCTCATCTTCGGAAGCTTCAAGGGCAAGGAAAAGCTTCGGTAGAGCAGAATGTGGAGACCATAATTAATGACCAAGTTTCAGGATCATAG
- the LOC110626250 gene encoding structural maintenance of chromosomes protein 1A, with protein sequence MTTQKLDQQQAQMHRLKNSCANNNNENSPVNDDKEEEMSRSALAMFRAKEEEIERKKMEVRNKVQAQMGRVEEATKRLAELREELEALTDPMRKEVSMVRKRIDIVNRELKPLGLTCQKKEKEYKEALEAFNEKNKEKSQLVSKLMELVGESEKLRLKKLEELSKNIETLR encoded by the exons ATGACAACCCAGAAATTGGATCAGCAACAAGCACAAATGCATAGATTGAAGAATTCATGTGCTAATAACAACAATGAAAATAGTCCTGTAAATGATGACAAAGAGGAGGAAATGTCAAGATCAGCGTTGGCTATGTTTCGAGCCAAGGAAGAGgagattgagagaaagaaaatggaGGTGAGAAACAAGGTTCAGGCTCAGATGGGACGCGTCGAAGAAGCAACTAAACGCTTAGCTGAGTTACGGGAA GAGCTTGAAGCTCTCACAGATCCAATGAGGAAGGAAGTTTCAATGGTGCGAAAGCGGATCGATATAGTTAACAGAGAGTTGAAGCCACTGGGGCTGACCTGCCAGAAGAAG GAGAAAGAATACAAAGAAGCACTTGAAGCTTTCAATGAGAAAAACAAGGAAAAATCTCAACTAGTTTCCAAATTAATGGAG CTGGTGGGTGAAAGTGAGAAACTGAGGCTGAAGAAACTGGAGGAATTGAGCAAAAACATTGAAACTCTTCGCTAG